TAGGGATCGGAGAATATGGAAAGATACACATAACTACCTGTAGGTAGGGGTcagagaatacagaaagatacacttaacttCCTGTAGGTAGGGATaagagaatacagaaagataaaCTTTACAACCTGTAGGAAGGAATcagagaatacagaaagatacacttaacttCCTGTAGGTAGGGATaggagaatacagaaagatacactttACTACCTGTAAGAAGGGATcagagaatacagaaagatacacttaacttCCTGTAGGTAGGGATAGGGagatacagaaagatacactttACTACTGTAAGAAGGTATCAGAGAATACAGAAGATACACTTAACTACGTGTAGGTAGGGATtggagaatacagaaagatacacttaactacATGTAGGTAGGGATtggagaatacagaaagatacaatTAATTAACTGTACGTAGGGAtcggagaatacagaaagatacaatTAATTAACTGTAGGTAGGGATcagagaatacagaaagatacacttaactacCTGTAGGTAGGGATCGGAGAATATGGATaggagaatacagaaagatacacttaattaACTGTAGGTAGGGATCAGAaaatacagtaagatacacTTAACTACCTGTAGGTAGAGAtcggagaatacagaaagatacacttaactacGTGTAGGTAGGGATTGgtttatggttcttatcagaaaacctgtttatagtgaccagttttcatagcaaccataattttgagaaaaagaaagtggcgtgcacatctacacatggtcattaatatttgtgtgaagtttcactgaaatcggcccttcggttttacgagttgtccggacaaacttaaagttatggttcttatcaaaaaacctgttaatagtgaccagttgccataacaaccataattttgagaaaaagaaagtggcatgcacatctacacatgatcattaatatttgtgtgaagtttcattgaaatcggcccttcggtttaggagcagttgtccggacaaacttaaagttatggttcttatcagaaaacctgtttatagtgaccagttgtcaTGACAACCATAATTtcgagaaaaagaaagtggcatgcacatctacacatgatcattaatatgtgtgtgaagtttcattgaaatcggccattCGGTTTAGGATGAGTTACCCGGACAAAATATctagacagacggacggacgacctAATTctagtatacccccctaacttctCTGCGGGGGGTGTAATGATACACTTAAGTACCTGTAGGCAGAGATAAGAGAATACAGAAAGACACACTTAACTACCCGTATGTAGGGAtcggagaatacagaaagatacacttaattaCCTGTAGGCAGAGATaagagaatacagaaagatacacttaactacCTGTAGGTAGAGATAAGataatacagaaagatacacttaattaCCTGTAGGTAGGGAtcggagaatacagaaagatacacttaacaACCTGTAGGTAGGGAtcggagaatacagaaagatacacttaactacCTGTAGGTAAGGATCGGaaaatacagaaagatacacttaattaCGTGTGGGTAGGGATaagagaatacagaaagatacacttaactacCTGTAGGTAGGGAtcggagaatacagaaagatacacttaattaCGTGTGGGTAGGGATcagagaatacagaaagatacacttaattaCCTGTATGTAGGGATaagagaatacagaaagatacacttaactacATGTAGGTAGGGATaagagaatacagaaagatacacttaactacCTGTAAGTAGGGATaggagaatacagaaagatacacttaattaACTGTAGGTAGGGATCGGAGgtacagaaagatacacttaactacCTGTACGTAGGGATCGGAGGTACGGAAATATAGACTTAATTACCTGTAGGTAGGGATcagagaatacagaaagatacacttaacaACCTGTACATAGGGAtcggagaatacagaaagatacactttACTACCTGTACGTGGGGATcagagaatacagaaagatacacttaactacCTGTACGTAGGAATcagagaatacagaaagatacacttaattaCGTGTGGGTAGGGATCGGAGgtacagaaagatacacttaactacCTGTATGTAGAAATaagagaatacagaaagatacacttaactacCTGTACGTAGGGATCGGAGGTACGgaaagatacacttaattaCCTGTAGGCAGGGATCGGAGGTACGgaaagatacacttaattaCCTGTAGGTAGGGATcagagaatacagaaagatacacttaacaACCTGTACGTAGGGAtcggagaatacagaaagatacacttacTAACTGTACGTGGGGATcagagaatacagaaagatacacttaactacCTATACGTAGGGATCGGAGgtacagaaagatacacttaactacCTGTAGGTAGGGATaggagaatacagaaagatacacttaattaACTGTAGGTAGGGAtcggagaatacagaaagatacacttaactacCTGTAGGTAGAGATcagagaatacagaaagatacacttaattaCCTGTAGGTAGGGATCAGagaatacagaaatatacactTAATTACCTGTAGGTATGGATCGGAGGTACggaaagatacacttaactacCTGAAGGTATGGATCGGAGGTACGgaaagatacacttaattaCCTGTAGGTAGGGATCGGAGAATATGGAAAGATACACATAACTACCTGTAGGTAGGGAtcggagaatacagaaagatacacttaactacCTGTAGGTAGGGGTcagagaatacagaaagatacacttaactacCTATAGGTAGGGATCGCAGgtacagaaagatacacttaattaACTGTAGGTAGGGATCGGAAAATACAGAAAGATAAACTTTACAACCTGTAGGAAGGAATcagagaatacagaaagatacacttaactacCTGTAAGAAGGGATcagagaatacagaaagatacacttaacttCCTGTAGGAAGGGATcagagaatacagaaagatacacttaactacCTGTAGGTAGGGATCGGTAGGTACGgaaagatacacttaattaATTGTAGGTAGGGATCAGAGAATAtagaaagatacacttaactacCTGTAGGTAGAGAATaagagaatacagaaagatacacttaactacCTGTAGGTAGGGAtcggagaatacagaaagatacacttaactacCCGTAGGTAGAGATaagagaatacagaaagatacacttaactacGTGTAGGTAGGGATCGGAGGTACggaaagatacacttaactacCTGTAGGTAGGGATAGGagaatacagaaatatacactTAATTACCTGTAGGTAGTGAtcggagaatacagaaagatacacttaacaACCTGTAGGAAGGAATCAGAGAATACAGAAGGATACACCTAACTACCTGTTGGTAGGGATCGGAAAATACAGAAAGATAAACTTTACAACCTGTAGGAAGGAATgagagaatacagaaagatacacttaactacCTGTAAGAAGGGATcagagaatacagaaagatacacttaacttCCTGTAGGAAGGGATtggagaatacagaaagatacactttACTACCTGTAAGAAGGGATcagagaatacagaaagatacacttaactacCTGTAGGTAGGGATCGGggaatacagaaagatacacttaattaCCTGTAGGTAGGGGTcagagaatacagaaagatacacttaactacCTGTGGGTAGGGAtcggagaatacagaaagaATACAGAAAGTTTTGGTAGTGTATACCAAAACTATAGTTCTTGGAAAAAGACAacacaaaatcatcaatttcattgtaatcttttaatcaatatatttcaatatttggaTATTCACATTTTATACAACGTAACTCTATACATCGTGGCAATTTAAACTGAATAATCGTTTGTCTTACTCTGGCAGTACCACAAATTTCCattatgtgaaaaaaatattcgaaaaaaaatgacGGCATTTAGTGTAACGGAGGGGTGGGGCGTACAAATAGCATCATAAAACTCTCTTACAACATCGTGTAATAGTAACGCTCTCGCAAATAGGGAGGTGGGGATGGGATATACAATTAACATCCGTGCTACACTATCACAAATAGGGaggtggtgggggggggggggggggggggatgtacAATTAACATCCGTGTAACACTATCACAAATAGGGAGGTGGGGAGGGGATATACAATTAACATCCGTGTAACACTCTCACAATTAGGGAGGCGGGGAGTGGCACATAAAATTAACATACGTGTAACACTCTCATAATTAGGGAGGCGGGGAGGGACACGTACAATTAACATCCGTGTAACACTAGTACTATCACAATTAGTGAGGCGGGAAGTGGCACATAAAATTAACATCCGTGTAACACTCTCACAATTAGGGAGGCGGGAGGGGATATACAATTAACATCCGTGTTACACTATCACAAATAgggaggtggtggtggtggggggggggggggggggggggatgtacAATTAACATCCGTTTAACACTATCACAAATAGGGAGGTGGGGAGGGGATATACAATTAACATCCGTGCAACACTCACAATTAGGGAGGTGGGGAGGGGATATACAATTAATATCCGTGTAACACTCTCACAAATCGGGAGGTGGGGAGGGGATATACAATTAACATCCGTGTAACACTCTCACAAATAGGGAGGTGGTGGGGGGTTGGGGGGATATACAATTAACATCCGTGTAACACTATCACAAATAGGGAGGTGGtgccggggggggggggggggtatatacAATTAACATCCGTTATACACTCTCACAATTAGGGAGGTGGGGAGAGGATATACAATTAACATCCGTGTAACACTCTCACAATTAGTGAGGTGGGGGGGATATACAATTAACATCCGTGTAACACTCTCACAATTAGGGAGGCGGGGAGTGGCACATAAAATTAACATACGTGTAACACTCTCACAATTAGGGAGGCGGGGAGGGACACGTACAATTAACATCCGTGTAACACTAGTACTATCACAATTAGTGAGGCGGGAAGTGGCACATAAAATTAACATCCGTGTAACACTCTCACAATTAGGGAGGCGGGAGGGGATATAAATTAACATCCGTGTAACACTCACAAATAGGGAGGTGGGGAGGGGATATACAATTAACATCCTTGTAACACTCTCACAAATAGGGAGGTGGGGAGGGGCGCGTACAATTAACATCCGTGTAACACTCTCACAAATAGGGAGGTACGGGCATATCCAATAAAGTGTTTTAGCAGGTTCACATGCAACATTGTGCAAAACTCCCATATAGTGTTCTAGCGGGtccatatacaggtacaatatCGTATAGAAAAACATCAGCATTTGACAAGCTTGACAAGACTATCTGTTGCCTTTTTGCTTTGAAATCGAAGCTTCCaaagatttgaaatattgtcTTTCCTGTTAAGCTTATCAGAGGACCTGAACACGTGTAATATTTCGCCACCGATCACTCCCAGTCGGTCCCTCGTTGCCATCATGGCTTGTTTCGCCACTTTACTCAAATGATTTTCCGGCGTGTCAAGGAAGACTGTTGTCAGCTCACATAGGTGACTTATCTCCATGTAGACGCCTATCATGCTGTTTAGAAACGGTTTGATCTTGTCTGCAACTGTTACGTCATCTGCCAGTTTTTGACTTGTAAAGTCAACTAATTCCCCGCCCACGCGGTTGCCATGACGTCGATGGAGCATTTTCAGTGACGTTGACATCTTATGTACAGCAGACAACATAACCCTGGCATTGTCCGAATAACGAAGATCTCGATACTCCTGGGCCATTTGATACGCTTTAGTTTTGTCAGTTATGTTTTCAATAACACGCAGCTCTCTCTTTTCGGTTTTGTATAAATCTCCATTCTGGTTTCTCTTTGGCATgcatttttttgtgtatttgtgattttttgcaAAGTCCTTGCCACAGCCCCAGCAAAACTTACATCCACATACACAGGTCATGTAGAAGCAGCCACCATTCTTTTCCGCGAATTGCTTGCATTTTGGGCACTCCTTTCCCTGTGCAAAACGGATATAGTTTTCAGTCGGCTCAATGTCGTCTCCATTCTTCCGTAGTGTACGTGAATAAGATGCGAAGTGATCACAAGCCAGCGGCCAGTGTGCCTGATTCAAACAGTCAAAACAAAGGTTTGTTCCACATGAGCACGTGACACTTGCGCGTTTCCCCCGAGAGTTCCTCTCACATCTTATCACACGATCACAGTGTTTGTTCGGACACCATTTCGAGTCTGCTTCGATATCGACGTCCAAAGctaattttctttgaaaaacCTTTTGAACAATTTGTATGTTTGAGGTTGTGAGCAAAATGTCATAATCAACTGAGGACTGGCATTTATATTCTGGGCATGTGATTCGTCCCGATCCACTGTTCGCTACCGAGACAAGATGATCAGCCCAGCATCTGTCGCAGAACCAGTGCCCACAAGTTTGTAAAGCGGTGGCTGAGCTCTCCTCAATAGTTTCACAGCAGATGGCACACGTGTCCGGAGGTAGCGACTCGAATTCTAACGTTATCAGTGACTCTGCCTCGTCTACTTCGTCTTTTCTTTGAAATAGGTCTTTGACCGTGGTACAATGTTGGATAGCGTTAACGGACATGACTCTTCTTCCTCTGCTTTCTGCTAGAAGCTCGAATTCTGTGCGAGCCGGTCTGGTATACGGAAGTATAGCATGTCTGTGTAGGAATTCATCATAGGGAATAGTTTCTATGTACGATACAGCTCTATTGACGATATCTTCCACGCCATACACTCTACCTTCAGGAAAGGTGTTGATTCTTGTGGTCATTGTCTTTGTCTTCATGTTGAGGAAGAGTTTAAACATGTCTGCATCAGTGTTGTCCAAGCTGCCGAACATATCGTACACAAAAACTAATGCTGATGAGAGGTCAGTACTTACAATATTGACATCACGGAAAGCTTTGGATTTTAGTAAAGTACTCTGAACAGTTTTTGTGATGTCTATGACGAATTTTCTTGGAGAGCAGCGGCATTCACTGTAGTTCTCACCAAAGGTTTGCTTAAGTGTTTCTACAGCAACTTCATGCGCAGGGATGTTAACACGGACACATTCCATCGGACAAATTGCTTCGGACTCGTTTGTCATCTTCGTCTCGTCCTTCTGTTCCTCCGACTCCTCTTGGTTATTTATGTATACGAGTCTGCCTTTTGTTTCCCTTCTTGTCGCTTGGTGGCTCTGTTTCTTCGCCCCGCCTGATAAAATATCTTGCATCTTTTTGGAATGACTCAAAATATCTTCAACGGATACAGAAATGGACAGATCATTTTTTACTTCGTTGTAATCTGATTCGATGGCATAATCGTCATCCTCTTGGTACTCTTCGTCGTCCAAATAGTTGTCGACCCATTGTTTTGTTCCAATTTTCCTCCTTTGTTTCCTAGCTTTACTTTTGATTGGACTGCTTTGTTGAGGTCTGTCAACATCATCTTGTTCCAACTCTTCGGTGGCCAAGTCTTCATACCGGATGTACTTGGGATTGTGGGCAATGGAACTCGTCACCGGGCAAGGATACAAAACATTCACCGTCACTTGGGGTGTGGTGCTTGTAGTAACTTCTGCTGTTTTAGGACCTTGTAGACTTGCGACATTGAAGTATGTTTTCTTTGGTACTACTCTTTGTACAAATCCCCTGTTAGAAAGGAATCCGGTACACTTCCCTTGCTTCTTTAATTTATGGGACTCGACCAGATCCACTTTTATATTGCCCAGGTCTTTGCTGTCAATGAGTATTTCATGTTTAAGGATTTGTGGTACCAGCCACCTCCCTTTTTTATTGAATGAATATACGACGCCATCCCTGTCCAAACCTAGCTCCTGGAAGATACCGGCTACATTGGCAACGTTCTGTGATTGTCGTACCAAGCATGACTGCCGTCGGTATTGGCGATTGTACCTATAATACATAAAAACGGTATGATTACTCAATTTCAGAATTGACAAATATTTCCAATAATGTTACTACAAACACTTGAGGGCAAAATATCTTAGCTTCAACACTCGCGGACAAAATAGCGGAGCGTCATCACATATAGACAAGATACCATTGTGTGAACACACACGGACAAAATATCATAGGGTAAACACACACGGACAGAATATCATAGGGTCAACACACATGGACAAAATACCATAGGAACAACAAACACGGACAAAATATCATAGGGTCAAAACACTCGGACAAATTCTAATAGGGTCAACACATAAAATAGCATAGGGCcaacacacacggacaaaaTATAAGGGTAAATTACAGACCCAACACACGTACAAAATATAAGGTCAACACACACTTACAAAATATAATAGGGTAaacacacactgacaaaatACCATAGGAACAACAAACACGGACAAGATATATCATAGGGTCAAAACACTCTGACAAAATATCATAGGGTCAACACACGCGGACAGAATATCATAGGGTCAAAACACTCGGACAAATATCAAAGGATCATACATGGACAGACTATCATAGGgtcaacacaaaatatcatATAGGGTCAACAAACATGGACAAAATATCATATAGGGTCAACACACATGGACAAAATATCATAGGGTCAACACATGGACAAAATTGTAGAGTCAAAACACAAGTACAAAATAGCAT
Above is a window of Pecten maximus chromosome 7, xPecMax1.1, whole genome shotgun sequence DNA encoding:
- the LOC117331397 gene encoding uncharacterized protein LOC117331397, giving the protein MVYKIDKRRVYSGNTLRASNSRYNRQYRRQSCLVRQSQNVANVAGIFQELGLDRDGVVYSFNKKGRWLVPQILKHEILIDSKDLGNIKVDLVESHKLKKQGKCTGFLSNRGFVQRVVPKKTYFNVASLQGPKTAEVTTSTTPQVTVNVLYPCPVTSSIAHNPKYIRYEDLATEELEQDDVDRPQQSSPIKSKARKQRRKIGTKQWVDNYLDDEEYQEDDDYAIESDYNEVKNDLSISVSVEDILSHSKKMQDILSGGAKKQSHQATRRETKGRLVYINNQEESEEQKDETKMTNESEAICPMECVRVNIPAHEVAVETLKQTFGENYSECRCSPRKFVIDITKTVQSTLLKSKAFRDVNIVSTDLSSALVFVYDMFGSLDNTDADMFKLFLNMKTKTMTTRINTFPEGRVYGVEDIVNRAVSYIETIPYDEFLHRHAILPYTRPARTEFELLAESRGRRVMSVNAIQHCTTVKDLFQRKDEVDEAESLITLEFESLPPDTCAICCETIEESSATALQTCGHWFCDRCWADHLVSVANSGSGRITCPEYKCQSSVDYDILLTTSNIQIVQKVFQRKLALDVDIEADSKWCPNKHCDRVIRCERNSRGKRASVTCSCGTNLCFDCLNQAHWPLACDHFASYSRTLRKNGDDIEPTENYIRFAQGKECPKCKQFAEKNGGCFYMTCVCGCKFCWGCGKDFAKNHKYTKKCMPKRNQNGDLYKTEKRELRVIENITDKTKAYQMAQEYRDLRYSDNARVMLSAVHKMSTSLKMLHRRHGNRVGGELVDFTSQKLADDVTVADKIKPFLNSMIGVYMEISHLCELTTVFLDTPENHLSKVAKQAMMATRDRLGVIGGEILHVFRSSDKLNRKDNISNLWKLRFQSKKATDSLVKLVKC